A single Streptomyces sp. Edi2 DNA region contains:
- a CDS encoding YafY family protein has translation MLDTSARLLRLLSLLQTPREWPGSELAERLGVSGRTVRNDIDRLRELGYPVDATRGATGGYRLGAGAAMPPLLLEDEEAVAVTIALRIAAQGAVPGTEETSLQALTKLEQVLPSRLRQRVRALQTYTVTVPADRPAPAVSADVLTTLVSACRDRERLRFDYLDHAGSPTRRVVEPYRAVNSGQRWYLVAWDVEREDWRTFRVDRIEPRTPTGPRFPPREPPGGDVAAYVSRRVSAAAWRHHTRVTVHAPASSVIERINPAVGTVEALDADTCVLTTGADTVQTLAVYLGMLDLDFDVTEPAELVDHLRRLAERYARSTRTD, from the coding sequence ATGCTTGATACCTCCGCACGTCTGCTGCGCCTGCTCTCCCTGTTACAGACACCGAGGGAATGGCCGGGCTCCGAACTGGCCGAGCGTCTCGGGGTGAGCGGCCGAACCGTCCGTAACGACATCGACCGGCTGCGTGAGCTCGGCTACCCCGTGGACGCCACCCGTGGAGCCACCGGCGGCTACCGGCTGGGTGCCGGGGCGGCCATGCCTCCGCTGCTCCTGGAGGACGAGGAGGCCGTCGCCGTGACGATCGCCCTGCGCATCGCGGCACAGGGCGCCGTTCCCGGCACCGAGGAGACTTCGTTACAGGCGCTGACCAAGCTGGAACAGGTGCTGCCCTCGCGGCTGCGCCAGCGGGTGCGGGCGCTCCAGACGTACACCGTGACCGTGCCGGCCGACCGCCCCGCCCCGGCCGTCTCGGCGGACGTGCTCACCACCCTGGTCTCCGCCTGCCGTGACCGGGAGCGACTGCGCTTCGACTACCTGGACCACGCCGGCTCGCCCACCCGCCGCGTCGTGGAGCCGTACCGGGCGGTGAACTCGGGGCAGCGCTGGTACCTGGTCGCGTGGGACGTCGAGCGCGAGGACTGGCGCACCTTCCGCGTCGACCGGATCGAGCCCCGCACCCCGACCGGACCGCGCTTCCCTCCGCGCGAACCGCCCGGCGGCGACGTGGCGGCGTACGTCTCCCGACGGGTGTCGGCCGCGGCCTGGCGCCACCACACACGGGTGACCGTGCATGCCCCCGCGTCGTCGGTGATCGAGCGGATCAACCCCGCCGTCGGCACCGTCGAGGCGCTCGACGCCGACACCTGCGTCCTGACCACCGGCGCCGACACCGTGCAGACCCTCGCGGTCTACCTGGGCATGCTCGACCTCGACTTCGATGTCACCGAACCCGCGGAACTGGTCGACCACCTGCGCCGGCTCGCGGAGCGCTACGCCCGTTCCACACGCACCGATTGA
- a CDS encoding TetR/AcrR family transcriptional regulator C-terminal domain-containing protein, translating to MQSEIGDKVALGRRVWLRGWKRRAFVDELQEQSLVAGARNVVIAKLAAVSKQTVYKHFADKEKLFSEIVLATTDRIDGVIDVVAAVPADADALEENLTRLARQFLVTLTQPQVLQLRRLIIANADAFPELGAAWYEQGFERVLVTLAETFRHLTDAGLLRTDDAMLAAHHFAGLLLWIPVNKGMFHGSAQHTEADLDHYAAAGVRAFLAAHG from the coding sequence GTGCAGAGTGAGATCGGGGACAAGGTCGCGCTGGGTCGTCGGGTGTGGCTGCGTGGGTGGAAACGGAGAGCGTTTGTAGACGAGTTGCAGGAGCAGTCGCTTGTCGCTGGTGCCCGGAATGTTGTCATCGCGAAACTGGCCGCGGTGTCCAAGCAGACGGTCTACAAGCACTTCGCGGACAAGGAAAAGCTGTTCTCCGAAATCGTCCTGGCCACCACTGATCGCATCGACGGCGTGATCGACGTGGTGGCCGCCGTCCCCGCGGACGCCGATGCCCTGGAAGAGAACCTGACCCGGCTCGCCCGCCAGTTCCTGGTCACCCTCACCCAGCCCCAGGTCCTTCAGCTGCGACGTCTGATCATCGCCAACGCCGATGCCTTCCCCGAGCTGGGTGCCGCCTGGTACGAGCAGGGCTTCGAAAGGGTTCTGGTCACCCTGGCGGAGACCTTCCGGCACCTCACCGACGCGGGCCTGCTCCGGACCGACGACGCGATGCTGGCGGCCCATCACTTCGCTGGCCTGTTGCTGTGGATCCCCGTGAACAAGGGCATGTTCCACGGCAGTGCCCAGCACACCGAGGCAGACCTCGACCACTACGCCGCTGCCGGCGTCCGCGCCTTCCTCGCCGCCCACGGCTGA
- a CDS encoding DUF4259 domain-containing protein, with protein sequence MGTWDVGPFDNDTAADFSYTLDETAEGKREGIIRSALARAVDTHGYLDHDISVEAIAAAALVAAQCPGGEPITTAYGPDLPIPKLPTDLRELAVHALDRVVTEPSELMELWGESDEDGPWRATLSQLRNALLPPAPGEQLSLI encoded by the coding sequence ATGGGAACCTGGGACGTCGGCCCCTTCGACAATGACACTGCTGCCGACTTCTCTTACACCCTCGACGAGACAGCCGAGGGCAAACGGGAAGGCATCATCCGCTCGGCGCTGGCCCGCGCGGTCGACACCCATGGCTACCTCGACCACGACATCTCGGTGGAGGCAATCGCCGCGGCAGCACTGGTCGCCGCGCAGTGCCCTGGAGGCGAGCCCATCACCACTGCCTACGGGCCGGACCTGCCCATCCCCAAGCTACCCACCGACCTCCGCGAGCTCGCCGTCCACGCCCTCGACCGAGTCGTCACCGAGCCATCTGAGCTCATGGAACTCTGGGGTGAAAGCGATGAAGATGGCCCTTGGCGAGCCACGCTCTCCCAGCTCCGAAACGCTCTCCTGCCACCGGCTCCGGGAGAACAGCTCAGCCTGATCTGA
- a CDS encoding GNAT family protein — translation MPTRSPLPTVLTGHHVRLEPLTAGHLGELFAAGGRDEEVWRWQGGPAPQTQEELGDKLAVLLEGAGRGECVPFAVIHRASDQAVGWTAYMDIDVDDERLEIGWTWYGRACWRTAINTEAKLLLLTHAFEDLGMGRVQLKTDHLNHRSQAAIARLGAQREGVLRRHRQRPDGTWRDTVYFSILAREWPAAKERLTARLGGPGPGG, via the coding sequence ATGCCTACCCGGTCTCCGCTGCCCACCGTCCTCACTGGCCACCACGTGCGCCTGGAGCCCCTGACGGCCGGGCATCTGGGCGAGCTGTTTGCGGCAGGAGGCCGCGACGAGGAGGTGTGGCGGTGGCAGGGCGGGCCGGCGCCGCAGACGCAGGAGGAGCTGGGCGACAAGCTCGCCGTACTGCTGGAGGGCGCCGGGCGGGGTGAGTGCGTTCCCTTCGCGGTCATCCACCGTGCGAGCGACCAGGCCGTCGGCTGGACCGCGTACATGGACATCGACGTGGACGACGAGCGGTTGGAGATCGGCTGGACGTGGTACGGGCGTGCGTGCTGGCGCACCGCGATCAATACCGAGGCGAAGCTGCTCCTGCTCACCCATGCCTTCGAAGACCTGGGCATGGGACGCGTGCAGTTGAAGACCGATCACCTCAATCACCGCTCGCAGGCGGCCATCGCCCGTCTCGGGGCGCAGCGCGAAGGAGTCCTGCGCCGCCATCGCCAACGGCCGGACGGCACCTGGCGCGACACGGTGTACTTCTCGATTCTTGCCCGGGAGTGGCCTGCGGCCAAGGAACGCCTGACCGCCCGCCTGGGAGGTCCCGGCCCTGGCGGATAG
- a CDS encoding class I SAM-dependent methyltransferase, producing MSAPTAPTAPQPEILAAFEAAKGFMPVDEGLALYAAAAEAAALGLPLVEVGTYCGRSTILLADAARAAGVVAVTVDHHRGSEEQQPGWEYHDPTVVDPEVGRMDTLPAFRRTLHAAGLEDQVIALVGRSPQAAAVWQAPVGLVFIDGGHTDEHATADYEGWAPHVAPGGLLVIHDVFADPADGGQAPYRIYRRALESGAFTEISAHRSLHVLRRTGAGI from the coding sequence ATGTCCGCTCCCACGGCTCCGACCGCTCCGCAGCCGGAGATCCTCGCCGCGTTCGAGGCGGCGAAGGGCTTCATGCCCGTGGACGAGGGCCTTGCGCTGTACGCGGCGGCGGCCGAGGCAGCGGCGCTCGGGCTGCCGCTGGTGGAGGTCGGCACCTACTGCGGCCGGTCCACGATTCTGCTCGCGGACGCCGCCCGCGCCGCCGGGGTCGTGGCCGTCACCGTCGACCACCACCGGGGCAGCGAGGAGCAGCAGCCCGGCTGGGAGTACCACGACCCGACCGTCGTCGACCCCGAGGTCGGCCGGATGGACACCCTGCCCGCCTTCCGCCGCACCCTGCACGCCGCGGGCCTGGAGGACCAGGTGATCGCCCTGGTGGGCCGCTCCCCGCAGGCCGCGGCCGTCTGGCAGGCGCCGGTGGGCCTGGTCTTCATCGACGGCGGGCACACCGACGAGCACGCCACCGCCGACTACGAGGGCTGGGCCCCGCATGTCGCGCCCGGCGGGCTGCTGGTCATCCACGACGTGTTCGCGGATCCGGCGGACGGCGGCCAGGCCCCGTACCGCATCTACCGCAGGGCCCTGGAGTCCGGCGCCTTCACCGAGATATCGGCCCACCGGTCGCTGCACGTACTGCGGCGCACCGGGGCCGGCATCTGA
- a CDS encoding N-acetylmuramoyl-L-alanine amidase yields the protein MSNGSTPPPHRRLRGPLLAVLAAVVAAGLGGGWLVWRSSGDGAGLPWAGQPAPSRSSEHQAGGTAGDGNQGPGGKDSGPGSTGHGSGSGSGSGPGKGGPRGSLKGKVVVIDPGHNPHNGEHGRDIARQVDIGNGHKECDTTGTSTNDGYAEASFTLDVARRARTLLRDAGAKVVFTQDGDRPYGPCVDERAGIGNKQHADAALSIHADGSDAGNRGFHVILPARVTARPAATAPIVAPSRKLGERLAGRFRAVTGSAPSNYIGHGTGLDVRSDLGGLNLSTVPKVFIECGNMRDPEDAAQLTDAKWRQKAARGITEGITDFLTH from the coding sequence GTGTCGAACGGCAGTACTCCTCCCCCGCACCGCCGCCTGCGCGGCCCCCTCCTCGCCGTACTGGCCGCCGTGGTGGCCGCCGGCCTGGGGGGCGGCTGGCTGGTCTGGCGGTCGTCGGGGGACGGCGCCGGGCTCCCGTGGGCCGGGCAGCCCGCACCGAGCCGGTCGTCGGAGCACCAGGCCGGCGGCACGGCAGGCGACGGCAACCAGGGCCCGGGCGGCAAGGACAGCGGACCGGGCTCCACGGGCCACGGCTCCGGCTCCGGCTCCGGCTCCGGCCCCGGCAAGGGCGGCCCGCGCGGCAGCCTCAAGGGCAAGGTCGTGGTGATCGACCCCGGCCACAATCCGCACAACGGCGAGCACGGCCGGGACATAGCCCGCCAGGTGGACATCGGCAACGGCCACAAGGAGTGCGACACCACCGGCACCTCCACCAACGACGGTTACGCCGAAGCGTCCTTCACCCTCGACGTCGCCCGCCGCGCCCGCACACTCCTGCGGGACGCGGGCGCCAAGGTCGTGTTCACCCAGGACGGCGACCGCCCGTACGGGCCGTGCGTGGACGAGCGCGCCGGTATCGGGAACAAGCAGCACGCCGATGCCGCGCTCTCGATCCACGCCGACGGCTCGGACGCCGGCAACCGCGGCTTCCATGTCATCCTCCCCGCCCGCGTGACGGCCCGCCCCGCCGCCACCGCCCCGATCGTGGCGCCCTCGCGGAAGCTGGGCGAACGGCTGGCCGGCCGGTTCCGCGCGGTCACCGGAAGCGCCCCCTCCAATTACATCGGCCACGGCACCGGGCTGGACGTGCGCTCCGATCTCGGCGGCCTCAACCTCTCAACGGTGCCGAAGGTCTTCATCGAATGCGGCAATATGCGCGACCCCGAGGACGCCGCGCAATTGACCGACGCCAAGTGGCGGCAAAAAGCGGCCCGTGGGATCACCGAGGGCATTACGGACTTCTTGACGCACTGA
- a CDS encoding maleylpyruvate isomerase family mycothiol-dependent enzyme, translating into MTLQGSLTHEEYCAQFLAETDAFREIVRTADLSATVPTCPDWTLADLARHVGGAHRWVGTIVATRAAENVDDADVPEGEGPEGEDAAALDAWLAAGAEQTVAALREAGPDTEVWSWTTARNTGFWARRMTHETVIHRADAALAAGVPFDVPAPVAADCLEEWLQIGELPMVVARFAERGAGLSGPGRTIHVHATDAPPGLDAEWLLDLTGEAPTHRRTHEKAAVALRGPLTDVLQVLYRRLPAGSDRVQVLGERDLLDRWLEWATFE; encoded by the coding sequence ATGACACTCCAAGGATCCCTCACTCACGAGGAATACTGCGCCCAATTCCTCGCCGAAACCGACGCGTTCCGGGAGATCGTGCGGACAGCTGACCTCTCGGCGACCGTGCCGACCTGCCCCGACTGGACGCTGGCCGATCTCGCCCGGCATGTGGGGGGTGCGCACCGCTGGGTCGGCACGATCGTCGCCACCCGGGCGGCGGAGAACGTCGACGACGCGGACGTCCCCGAGGGTGAGGGACCCGAGGGCGAGGACGCGGCGGCGCTGGACGCCTGGCTGGCGGCGGGCGCCGAACAGACCGTCGCCGCGCTGCGGGAGGCCGGCCCCGACACGGAGGTCTGGAGCTGGACGACGGCGCGGAACACGGGGTTCTGGGCCCGCCGGATGACCCATGAGACGGTCATCCACCGGGCCGATGCCGCGCTGGCCGCCGGTGTCCCCTTCGACGTCCCGGCGCCGGTCGCCGCCGACTGTCTGGAGGAGTGGCTGCAGATCGGCGAACTGCCGATGGTGGTGGCCCGCTTCGCCGAGCGCGGGGCCGGGCTGTCCGGCCCCGGCCGGACGATTCACGTTCACGCCACCGACGCCCCGCCCGGCCTGGACGCCGAGTGGCTGCTCGACCTCACGGGGGAGGCGCCCACCCACCGCCGCACCCATGAGAAGGCGGCGGTCGCGCTGCGCGGCCCCCTCACCGATGTGCTCCAGGTCCTCTACCGCCGGCTGCCCGCCGGCAGCGACCGGGTCCAGGTACTGGGCGAGCGCGACCTCCTCGACCGGTGGCTGGAGTGGGCGACCTTCGAGTGA
- a CDS encoding prenyltransferase/squalene oxidase repeat-containing protein, which translates to MTSPGRTERLVLPGVLTAEEAARTVAGILAVQRPDGAIPWFRGHHLDPWDHTEAAMALDAAGEHERAEAAYDWLVRHQNPDGSWYAAYADGDAEKPTDRGRETNFCAYIAVGVWHHYLSTGDETFLDRMWPAVHSAIEYVLELQQPGGEIGWKREDDGTPVNDALLTGSSSVYQALRCALALAEQREEPQPDWELAVGSLGHAIRSHPERFLDKARYSMDWYYPILGGAVRGAAARERIDAEWERFVVPGLGVRCVLPNPWVTGGESAELALALWAMGESERAVQILKWIQHLRAEDGMYWTGYVFDDDAIWPRELTSWTAGSLLLAVAALGGDEATTSVFGSEWLPTGLDPDCCRPPAP; encoded by the coding sequence GTGACAAGTCCCGGGCGTACCGAACGGCTGGTCCTGCCGGGGGTGCTCACCGCCGAAGAGGCGGCCCGCACGGTGGCCGGCATCCTGGCGGTCCAGCGGCCGGACGGCGCGATCCCCTGGTTCCGGGGCCACCACCTCGACCCGTGGGACCACACCGAGGCCGCCATGGCCCTGGACGCGGCCGGCGAACACGAGCGCGCCGAGGCGGCGTACGACTGGCTGGTGCGGCATCAGAACCCGGACGGGTCCTGGTACGCGGCCTACGCCGACGGCGACGCCGAGAAGCCCACCGACCGCGGCCGGGAGACCAACTTCTGCGCCTATATCGCGGTCGGCGTCTGGCACCACTACCTCTCCACCGGCGACGAGACCTTCCTCGACCGCATGTGGCCCGCAGTCCACTCGGCGATCGAGTACGTCCTGGAGCTGCAGCAGCCGGGCGGCGAGATCGGCTGGAAGCGCGAGGACGACGGCACCCCCGTGAACGACGCGCTGCTCACCGGCTCGTCCTCCGTCTACCAGGCGCTGCGCTGTGCGCTCGCCCTCGCCGAACAGCGCGAGGAGCCGCAGCCCGACTGGGAACTGGCGGTCGGCAGCCTCGGCCATGCGATACGCAGCCACCCCGAGCGGTTCCTCGACAAGGCCCGCTACTCCATGGACTGGTACTACCCGATCCTGGGCGGCGCGGTCCGCGGTGCGGCGGCCAGGGAGCGTATCGACGCGGAGTGGGAGCGCTTCGTCGTGCCCGGTCTGGGCGTCCGCTGTGTGCTGCCCAACCCCTGGGTCACCGGCGGGGAGAGCGCGGAACTGGCGCTCGCGCTGTGGGCGATGGGGGAGTCCGAGCGAGCCGTACAGATCCTCAAGTGGATCCAGCACCTGCGCGCCGAGGACGGCATGTACTGGACCGGTTACGTCTTCGACGACGACGCGATCTGGCCCCGCGAACTCACCTCCTGGACGGCCGGTTCGCTGCTGCTCGCGGTGGCGGCCCTGGGCGGCGACGAGGCCACCACCTCGGTCTTCGGGAGCGAGTGGCTGCCGACGGGGCTGGACCCGGACTGCTGCAGGCCGCCGGCTCCGTAG
- a CDS encoding methyltransferase domain-containing protein, whose protein sequence is MLTVDFSRFPLAPGDRVLDLGCGAGRHAFECYRRGAQVVALDQNGEEIREVAKWFAAMEEAGEAPAGASATAMEGDALNLPFPDDSFDVVIISEVMEHIPDDKGVLAEMVRVLRPGGRIAVTVPRYGPEKVCWALSDAYHEVEGGHIRIYRGDELLGRMREAGLEPYGTHHAHGLHSPYWWLKCAFGVDNDKALPVQAYHKLLVWDIMKKPLATRLAERALNPVIGKSFVVYATKPHLPGTAAAAEPAVAEPAAAEQAAAPSEPAAPKPARGTKPGGTSGTKSGAKSGTKAPAKSPSRTSAAKPATKPATKNSTGAAK, encoded by the coding sequence GTGCTGACCGTCGACTTTTCCCGTTTCCCGCTCGCTCCGGGCGATCGCGTGCTCGACCTGGGGTGCGGCGCCGGCCGGCATGCCTTCGAGTGCTACCGGCGCGGCGCGCAGGTCGTCGCCCTCGACCAGAATGGCGAGGAGATCCGCGAGGTCGCCAAGTGGTTCGCCGCGATGGAGGAGGCGGGCGAGGCCCCGGCGGGCGCCTCCGCCACCGCCATGGAGGGCGATGCGCTGAACCTGCCGTTCCCCGACGACAGCTTCGACGTCGTGATCATCTCCGAGGTCATGGAGCACATCCCGGACGACAAGGGGGTGCTCGCCGAGATGGTCCGGGTGCTGCGTCCCGGCGGCCGGATCGCCGTCACCGTCCCGCGCTACGGCCCCGAGAAGGTCTGCTGGGCGCTCAGCGACGCCTACCACGAGGTCGAGGGCGGCCATATCCGCATCTACCGCGGCGACGAACTGCTCGGCAGGATGCGGGAGGCCGGACTGGAGCCGTACGGCACCCACCACGCGCACGGGCTGCACAGCCCCTACTGGTGGCTCAAGTGCGCCTTCGGGGTCGACAACGACAAGGCGCTGCCGGTGCAGGCGTACCACAAGCTGCTGGTCTGGGACATCATGAAGAAGCCGCTGGCCACCCGGCTCGCCGAGCGGGCGCTCAACCCCGTCATCGGCAAGAGCTTCGTCGTCTACGCGACCAAGCCGCACCTGCCCGGGACGGCGGCTGCCGCCGAACCGGCCGTCGCCGAGCCGGCTGCCGCCGAACAGGCCGCCGCGCCCTCCGAGCCGGCCGCCCCGAAGCCCGCCCGAGGCACCAAGCCGGGCGGCACGTCCGGCACCAAGTCCGGCGCCAAGTCCGGCACCAAGGCTCCCGCCAAGTCCCCCTCCAGGACTTCCGCGGCCAAGCCCGCCACCAAGCCCGCCACCAAGAACTCCACCGGGGCCGCCAAGTGA
- a CDS encoding glycosyltransferase family 4 protein, whose protein sequence is MTAEAVQAAAPRPAEASPASAPSNGERPLRIAMLTYKGNPFCGGQGVYVRHLSRELARLGHTVEVIGAQPYPVLDEGVPLTELPSLDLYRQPDPFRTPKPGEYRDWIDALEVGTMWTGGFPEPLTFSLRARRHLAARRGQFDVVHDNQTLGYGLLGGPGALGAPLVTTIHHPITVDRRLDLEAADGWKRRASVRRWYGFTRMQKRVARRLPSVLTVSGSSRQEIVDDLGVSAGRIHVVHIGADTDLFSPDASVAEVPGRIVTTSSADVPLKGLIHLVEALAKVRTENPDAHLVVVGKRADDGPVAAAIERLGLSGAIEFVKGITDGELVDLVRSAQIACVPSLYEGFSLPAAEAMATGTPLLATTGGAIPEVAGPDGETCLAVPPGDAGALAGGLLRLLGDETLRRRLGAAGRERVLARFTWRQAALGTAERYREAIALQGGRDAARTSLRATSDKAAHAAPAPSTAGHV, encoded by the coding sequence GTGACCGCAGAGGCCGTCCAGGCAGCCGCGCCTCGCCCCGCAGAGGCCTCCCCGGCCTCCGCCCCGTCGAACGGTGAGCGTCCCCTGCGCATCGCGATGCTCACGTATAAGGGGAACCCGTTCTGCGGCGGCCAGGGTGTCTATGTACGCCACCTCTCGCGCGAACTGGCCCGCCTCGGCCACACCGTCGAGGTCATCGGCGCCCAGCCCTACCCCGTCCTGGACGAGGGGGTGCCCCTGACCGAGCTGCCCAGCCTGGACCTCTACCGCCAGCCGGACCCGTTCCGCACGCCGAAGCCGGGCGAGTACCGCGACTGGATCGACGCGCTCGAGGTCGGCACGATGTGGACCGGCGGCTTCCCCGAGCCGCTGACCTTCTCCCTGCGGGCCCGGCGCCATCTCGCCGCCCGCCGCGGCCAGTTCGATGTCGTCCACGACAACCAGACCCTCGGCTACGGCCTGCTCGGCGGCCCCGGCGCGCTCGGCGCCCCGCTGGTCACCACCATCCACCACCCCATCACCGTCGACCGGCGGCTCGATCTGGAGGCCGCCGACGGCTGGAAGCGCCGCGCCTCCGTCCGCCGCTGGTACGGCTTCACCCGCATGCAGAAGCGCGTCGCCCGGCGGCTGCCGTCGGTGCTGACCGTCTCCGGCTCCTCCCGCCAGGAGATCGTCGACGACCTCGGGGTGTCCGCAGGCCGGATCCACGTGGTCCATATCGGCGCCGACACCGACCTGTTCTCGCCAGATGCGTCGGTCGCCGAGGTGCCGGGCCGCATCGTCACCACGTCCAGCGCGGATGTGCCGCTCAAGGGTCTGATCCACCTGGTCGAGGCGCTGGCCAAGGTGCGCACCGAGAACCCCGACGCGCATCTGGTGGTCGTCGGCAAGCGCGCCGACGACGGGCCGGTCGCCGCCGCCATCGAACGGCTCGGGCTGTCCGGTGCCATCGAATTCGTCAAGGGCATCACCGACGGCGAACTCGTCGACCTGGTCCGCAGCGCCCAGATCGCCTGTGTCCCTTCCCTCTACGAGGGCTTCTCGCTGCCCGCGGCCGAAGCGATGGCCACCGGCACCCCGTTGCTGGCCACCACCGGCGGCGCGATCCCCGAGGTCGCCGGGCCGGACGGCGAGACCTGCCTCGCGGTGCCGCCGGGCGACGCCGGCGCGCTGGCGGGCGGACTGCTCCGGCTGCTGGGCGACGAGACCCTGCGCCGACGGCTCGGCGCGGCCGGCCGGGAACGGGTACTGGCCCGCTTCACCTGGCGCCAGGCCGCCCTCGGCACCGCCGAGCGCTACCGCGAGGCCATCGCCCTCCAGGGCGGCCGGGACGCCGCCCGTACCTCCTTGCGGGCCACGTCCGACAAGGCCGCCCACGCCGCGCCCGCGCCGAGCACCGCCGGACACGTCTAG
- a CDS encoding TetR family transcriptional regulator, with amino-acid sequence MTTESKAARPTLPASPPLTERQEARRRRILHTSAKLASRGGFDAVQMREVAESSGVALGTLYRYFPSKVHLLVATMQDQLQHMHETLRKRPPSEQDPGARVAQTLMRAFRALQREPHLADAMVRALTFADRSVSPEVDTVSRLTTAIILDAMAPPVAHHHPSQELARPSISPTPEQLSAVRVIEHTWHSALITWLSGRASIAQVKIDIETVCRLIGLTAPDAPGAPGTSAAHTAHTAER; translated from the coding sequence ATGACTACGGAATCCAAGGCGGCCAGACCGACCCTTCCCGCGAGTCCTCCCCTGACCGAGCGTCAGGAGGCGCGGCGCCGCCGCATCCTGCACACCAGCGCCAAACTGGCGTCCCGTGGCGGCTTCGACGCCGTGCAGATGCGCGAGGTCGCCGAGTCCTCGGGCGTCGCGCTCGGCACCCTCTACCGCTACTTCCCCTCCAAGGTGCATCTGCTGGTCGCCACCATGCAGGACCAGCTCCAGCACATGCACGAAACGCTGCGCAAGCGCCCGCCGTCGGAGCAGGACCCTGGCGCCCGCGTCGCCCAGACCCTGATGCGGGCCTTCCGCGCACTGCAGCGCGAACCGCATCTCGCGGACGCGATGGTGCGCGCGCTGACCTTCGCCGACCGTTCCGTCAGCCCCGAGGTCGACACCGTCTCCCGGCTGACCACCGCGATCATCCTCGACGCGATGGCCCCACCCGTCGCCCACCACCACCCTTCGCAGGAGCTGGCGCGCCCCTCCATCTCGCCCACCCCCGAACAGCTCTCCGCGGTCCGGGTCATCGAGCACACCTGGCACTCGGCGCTGATCACCTGGCTGTCGGGACGGGCCTCGATCGCCCAGGTGAAAATAGACATCGAGACGGTGTGCCGGCTGATCGGCCTGACCGCGCCGGACGCGCCCGGCGCGCCCGGCACGTCCGCGGCCCACACCGCCCACACCGCGGAGCGTTAA
- a CDS encoding ferredoxin, translating to MGDRWQVEVDRGVCIGSGMCAAAAPDGFRLDSARQSHPVAPETDAGESVLAAAEGCPVEAITLTVAGSGEAVFPPEE from the coding sequence ATGGGGGACCGCTGGCAGGTGGAGGTGGACCGCGGCGTCTGCATCGGGTCGGGGATGTGCGCCGCCGCGGCGCCGGACGGCTTCCGGCTGGACTCGGCCCGGCAGTCGCACCCGGTGGCGCCGGAGACGGATGCCGGCGAGAGCGTGCTGGCGGCGGCCGAGGGGTGCCCCGTGGAGGCGATCACCCTGACCGTGGCCGGCAGCGGCGAGGCGGTCTTCCCGCCGGAGGAGTGA